CTCTGGACATGCCAATCGCTTGAGCCCCTTTTTTCCCCCTTCCGGGGTTTTCCCTCTCCCGTTGGCACTTTGATGTACTTTGCAGGACGTGGAGTCGATAGAGAGATTTTCCATGTCGGCATCAGCGCTTAGGGCGGCAAAGATCGCCTCGAATATTCCCCGCTGTTTCCACAGCCTGAAACGTGCGTAAACTGCCTGCCATTTGCCGTAACGCTCCGGAAGATCTCTCCATGGCGCTCCACTTCTGGCAAGCCACAGAATCCCATTGATGATCCTGCGGTTATCGTATTTTGCCGGGCGTCCACGTTGACCTGATTTCGGGTGTTCGGGCGGCAGCATTCTCTTGATTCGATTCCACTCGCTGGAGGTCAGTTCATATCTTCTCTCTTCCATGAGAAAAGTTTAAGCGATTGGATCGATTTAGGCAACTTTGACGTTTTTTAAACAAGCCCTAGTCATTTTACTCGCCAATGAAGCGATGTCAATACCTTTATAGTTCTTAGAGGCTATAACAATATCAATAGATATAACTCATAAGAATCTATTTCAATTGCCGATAAAAACGCGGAACCACCGGGACGCAAATCGGCCGATGAAAATCTACGATGCGAGTCATACCGTTTTTCCTTAAGAAGGGCACGGCTTTTATGGCAGCAAAGGCGCATCGGAAACTGCGCGATGTCGTTCCTCAAAGGCCTAACGCTCTTCGAGACGCGGCATTTTCAAGCACGCCTTTTATAAATCTGTTTTTAATTGAAAATCAGTACAGCATAAAACCGTTCCACAAAAAACGATCCAAATTACAGCAAAGGCAAGAGCCGAAGATCTCGGCTCCTGCCTTTGTGCACATCATGATTCGTTAAAGTCATTCCGCTTCAAGAGGCTTAGCTTCAGCCAGACTCTTGTACACGCAATAACGTCTCTTGGCGTCGCGCTCGGCCTTTGCATAGAGCTGCTCGGCCATTTCGGGATTCGTCTTGGCCAGCGAAGTGTAACGGCTCTCGCTCATCAGGAAGTCGCGGAACGAAGCTTTGGGCTCCTTGGAATCGAGGACGAAAGGATTCTTTCCTTGTTCTTCGAGCTCGGGGTTGTAGTGATACAGATGCCAGTAACCGGCTTCCACGGCCTTCTTCTCCTGCTCCTGGCTCTTGCCCATGCCGGCCCTCAGACCATGGTTGATGCAGGGCGCATAGCAGATGATCAGCGACGGACCGTCGTAAGCCTCTGCCTCGCTCAGCACCTTGACCAGCTGGTTCTTGTCGGCGCCCATGGCACACTGAGCCACATAGACGTAACCATAGGTCATGGCGATACGTCCAAGATCCTTCTTGGCAACCTTCTTGCCGGCCGCGGCAAACTTGGCGACAGCAGAAGTGGGCGTGGACTTGGAGGACTGACCGCCCGTGTTGGAATACACCTCGGTGTCGAAGACAAGAACGTTGACGTTCTCGCCGCTGGCAAGGACGTGATCCAGACCGCCGAAACCGATGTCGTACGCCCAGCCGTCGCCGCCGAAGATCCAGATGGACTTCTTGACGAGATAATCGGCCAGGTCGCCGACGCGAGCCAATTTGGCGTTCAGTTCTTCGTCGCCGAGATCGCAGTCGAGCACTTCGTACACCGCCTCGGCTGCGGCCTTGCTGCCGGCTGCGTCGTTGCGAACGTCGTACCAACCCTGCAGCGCCTTGCGAACTTCTTCGGGCAGCGTGTCGGATGCAAGCAGCGCTTCGACATTGGCCGTCAGATCGTTGCGGCTGTTCTTGACGGACATGGCCATGCCGTAGCCGTATTCGGCATTGTCCTCGAACAGAGAGTTCGCCCAGGCGGGGCCCTGTCCAAGAGCGTTGGTCGTGTAGGGCATGCTGGGAGCGGAAGCGCCCCAAATGGACGAGCAGCCCGTGGCGTTGGCGATCATCATGCGGTCGCCGAAAAGCTGCGTGACCAGCTTGGCGTACGGCGTCTCGCCGCAGCCGGCGCAGGCCCCCGAGAACTCGAAGTAGGGCGTGGCGAACTGGCTGTTCTTCATATTGTGAGTGTTGACGCGGTCGGACTTGTCGCTGACATGGTCGATGCCAAAATGCCAGTTCTCCGCCTGAGCCATCTGAGAGGCCAGCGGTTTCATCTCCAGAGCCTTTACGGGGCAGATATCGGCGCAGTTGCCGCAGCCAAGGCAGTCAAGCGGGCTGACCTGAATGCGGAATTGAAGGCCGGCAAGTTCCTTGGGCGCCTTCACCGGCAGCGTCTCGAAACCGGCCGGCTTGTGAGCGGCTTCGTCCTCGTCGAGCAGCACGGGGCGAATGGTCGCGTGCGGGCACACCATCGAGCACTGGTTGCACTGGATGCACTTGTCCTTGTTCCACTCGGGAACGAAAACGGCAACGCCGCGCTTCTCGAAAGCGGAAGTGCCGTTGGGGAAGCGTCCGTCCTCGATGCCGACAAAAGCGCTGACGGGCAGTTTGTCGCCTTCCTGAGCGTTAATCGGATCGACGATATCCCTGATGAAATCAGGACGCTCTTCGCAGCAACCGGCAGCTTCGGTCTTGGGAGCGTCGGCCGCCTCGGCCCAGGCCGCGGGGATATCGATCTTCTTCAGAGCGCCGTAGCCCTGATCGACCGCCGCATTGTTCATGTTGATAATATCTTCGCCTTTGCGGCCGTAGGACTTCTGAATGGCGTCTTTCATGTACTTGACGGCGTCTTCCATGGGAATGACGTTGGCCAGCTTGAAGAAGGCCGACATCATGACCATGTTGGTGCGGTTGCCCAGGCCGATTTTCTGAGCGATGTCCGTACCGTCGATCACGTAGAACTGAATGTCGTTCTTGGCCAGATAACGCTTGACCTTGGCCGGGACATTGGCTTCGAGGGCATCCATGCCGGTCCACTGCGTATTCAGAAGGAACACGCCGCCCTTCTTCAAGCCGGCAGTCACATCATACTGGTGCAGATACTCCTGCTTGTGGCAGGCCACAAAGTCGGCGTTCTCGATGAGATAGGTCGACTTGATGGGCTTTTTGCCGAAGCGGAGGTGCGAAACGGTGATGCCGCCCGACTTCTTGGAGTCGTAAGAGAAATAGCCCTGGGCATAGAGATCGGTGTTGTCGCCGATGATCTTGATGGCGTTCTTGTTGGCGCCGACCGTGCCGTCGGAACCGAGGCCCCAGAACTTGCAGCGGATCGTTCCTTCCGGAGCGGCATTGACCGTCTCGCCCAGAGGCAGCGAATGATAGGTCACGTCGTCGTTGATGCCGACCGTGAAATGATTGACCGGCTTGTAGTTCTTCAGATTGTCGAACACCGCCTTGATCTGCGTCGGCGTCGTGTCCTTGGAACCCAAGCCGTAACGGCCGCCGACGACCAGCGGACGCTCGGCTTCGGCGTATTCCTCGAACAGAGCGCAAACGTCCTGATACAGAGGTTCGCCCAACGCGCCCGGTTCTTTGCAGCGGTCGAGCACGGCGATCTTTTTGACAGTGGCCGGAAGGCCCCTGAAGAAATATTTGGGACTGAACGGACGATACAGATGGACGATGACCAGACCAACCTTCTCGCCGCGGGCCATCAGGTAATCGACCGTTTCCTCGGCCGCCTGACAGGCGGACCCCATGCAGACGATCACCCGTTCCGCTTCGGGATCGCCGTAGTAGTTGAACGGATGGTACTCGCGTCCCGTCAGAGCGGAAATCTGCTCCATGTACTGCGCGACCGTCTCGGGCAGCTCATCGTAAAAACGGTTGCAGGCTTCGCGCGCCTGGAAGAAAATGTCCGGATTCTGCGCGGTCCCCTTGGTGTAAGGATGCTCGGGATTCAAAGAGTCGGCCTTGAACTCGGCAATCGCGTCATAATCGACCAGCTTCGCCAGATCGTCGTAGTCCAGCACCTCGATCTTCTGGACCTCGTGCGAAGTGCGGAAGCCGTCGAAAAAGTTCAGGAAAGGCACGCGCGCCTTGATGGCCGTCAGATGAGAAACGGCGGTCAGATCCATGGTTTCCTGTACGCTGGAGGAAGCCAACATCGCAAATCCTGTGCCGCGACAAGCCATCACGTCGCCATGGTCGCCAAAGATCGAGAGGGCATGCGTCGCCAGGGCACGGGCGCTGACGTCGAAAACGGCAGGCAGGCGTTCGCCGGCGATTTTATACATATTGGGGATCATCAACAGCAATCCCTGCGAAGCCGTAAAAGTCGTCGTCAAGGATCCGGCGCTCAAAGAACCGTGCACAGCGCCTGACGCGCCCGCTTCGGACTGCATTTCCGAGATCTCGACGACCCTGCCAAAAATATTCTTTCTCCCCTGGGCCGCCCATTCGTCGCAGTCTTCGGCCATCGGCGAAGAAGGCGTAATGGGATAAATCGCGGCGACCTCAGTGAACGCATAACTGACGTGCGCTGCGGCCATATTGCCATCCATAGTCTTCCAACGTTTTGCCATTTCGAAACTCCCCCTTGATGATAATTAGGATCTGCTGTATCGATAAAAATCGAAAGGGATTCACCCTTTTCCCTTTGCAACCCCATCCAGCCGTGAAACCAACACACTCTCCCTCGAAGCCCACGTTACGACGACCACATAAAAGACACAGCAATTCCCCTATGTGATTCAAATTCTATCACGAATGCAATAAAAGTTTGTGATTTATCTTAAAAGAAAAACATCGAAAAAAAATTATCGGGCAAAATTGATTTTTGTATACTGTATTTTTCATCATGATGAAGCAAGCACAGAAAAATACAGGATTAGCCCAAGAAACAAAAAAATCGGCGGAGTTCCCTGACATGGAGGGCCCATCCGCCGACAGCGAAAACAAGAGAAAACTAAAGAAGGCGAAAGAAAGCCAAAGAGGACAGCCAAAGAGGACAAGAGAAACATCAAAAGGCCAAGCGAGCAACGTTTACAAAAAAGCCGGTCTGCAGCGGGAAGGATTTTCCGCAGCGGGCCGGCGATTTTTGAGCGAAGATTTTTAAGCGAAGATTTTCGAGCGGAGAAAGGAAGAGAAAAAGAGAAGAAGGAAGAAGTAAGGAAGAAAAAACAGAGACACGGGCGACGACCTACTCTCCCGCGAAGCGAATCGCAGTACCATCGGCGCGTGAGGGCTTAACTGCCGGGTTCGGCATGGGACCGGGTGGACCCCCTCCGCATTTATCACCAGTATCTCTGTTCAATTCGACTTCCGCAACTGCCATGGACGCGTCCACAGTCAGTGCGAAAGCGAAACCTTTTCGTTGTTCTTTTTTCGTTTCTCTTTTTCGTTTCTCTTCTCTCGAACAGCACGAAACTGAAACAGGTTAAGGCCTCGGTGTATTAGTACCGGTTAACTCAACGTCTCGCAACGCTTCCATTCCCGGCCTATCGAACCCCTCGTCTCGGGGACACCTTACTACCTTCTGGTATGAGATATCTCATCTTGGGGGCGGTTTCCCGCTTAGATGCCTTCAGCGGTTATCCGGGCCGTACTTGGCTACTCTGCTGATGCGGCTGGCGCCACAACAGATACACCAGTGGTACGTCCACTCCGGTCCTCTCGTACTAGGAGCAGCTCCCCTCAAATATCTTGCGCCCGTGGTGGATAGGGACCAAACTGTCTCACGACGTTTTGAACCCAGCTCGCGTACCGCTTTAATGGGCGAACAGACCAACCCTTGGGACCTGCTACAGCCCCAGGATGCGACGAGCCGACATCGAGGTGCCAAACCTCCCCGTCGATGGGAACTCTCGGGGGAGATCAGCCTGTTATCCCCAGGGTAGCTTTTATCCGATGAGCGACGGCCTTTCCATTCAGCACCGCCGGATCACTAGGACCGACTTTCGTCTCTGCTCGAAATGTCTCTCTCGCAGTTAAGCCAACTTATACCCTTGCGCTCTCTTGGCGGTTTCCATTCGCCATGAGTTGACCTTTGCGCGCCTCCGTTACTCTTTGGGAGGCGACCGCCCCAGTCAAACTGCCCGCCTGACTGTGTCCTCTTCGTCGATTCAGACGCTAAAGTTAGACATTCGAAATCACAAGGGTGGTATCCCAACGATGGCTCCAAGAAAGCCAAAGCTCTCTCTTCTCCGCCTCCCACCTATCCTGTGCATGTGATTTCAAATATCAGTATCAGGCTACAGTAAAGCTCCATGGGGTCTTTCCGTCCTACCACGGGGAACCGGCGTCTTGACCGGTACCACAATTTCACTGGATCTCTCGTTGAGACAGCGCTCAAATCGTTACGCCATTCGTGCAGGTCGGAACTTACCCGACAAGGAATTTCGCTACCTTAGGACCGTTATAGTTACGGCCGCCGTTTACTGGGGCTTCATTTCCAAGCTGCGCCTTGCGGCTCACTCTTCCATTTAACCTTCCAGCACCGGGCAGGCGTCAGACTCTATACTTCGACTTGCGTCTTATGCAGAGTCCTGTGTTTTTGGTAAACAGTCGCTTGAGCCTGGTTTCTGTGGCTGCTCCCCGCTTCACCTTACGATTGACGGGGGCAGCACTCCTTCTCCCTAAGTTACGGAGTTAACTTGCAGAGTTCCTTAACGAGAGTTATTCCACTCACCTTAGCTTGCTCAGCTTGACCACCTGTGTCGGTTTCGGGTACGGGCGCCATAAGTTCTCCCTAGCAGGTTTTCCTGGCAGCGGAGCTTCAACAGCTTCGCCTCGAAATGAGGCTCCCTCTCGGATCTCGGCCTTGACGGGGCGATGTGCTTGACTGTCGCCCCAGCCTGCTTCCTTGGACTGGCTCTTCCATCAGCCGGCCTGTCTAGCTTTCTGCGTCGCTGCTTCGGTCGTAGCGAACTTATCGCGGGGCAGGAATTTCAACCTGCTGTCCATCATCTACGCTTTTCAGCCTTGACTTAGGCCCCGCCTTACCCTGGGCGGATCAACCTTCCCCAGGAATCCTTGGTCTTCCGGTGTATTTGATTCTCGCAAATATGTCGTTACTCATGCCGGCATTCTCACTACTCAGCTGTCCACGAAACTTTACAATTTCGCTTCGTCCCGCTGACTACGCTCCCCTACCGATAGATTGCTCTATCCCATAGCTTCGGCGGCATGCTTAGCCCCCTACATTTTCGGCGCGGGGGTCCTCGACCAGTGAGCTGTTACGCACTCTTTAAAGGATGGCTGCTTCTGAGCCAACCTCCTGGCTGTTTCGGGGTCCCTACATCCTTGTCACACTTAGCATGCTCTTCGGGGCCTTAGCTGATGATCTGGGCTGTTTCCCTTTCGACCACGAACCTTATCACCCGCGGTCTCACTCCTGATTTCTACGTGGCGGCATTCGGAGTTTGATGGCTCGCGCAAATCCCCCAGGACCGCTTGAGCTGTCAGTCGCTCTACCTCCGTCACGAATCCATCAAGGCTGCACCTCAATGCATTTCGGGGAGAACCAGCTATTACCTAACTCGATTAGCTTTTCACTCCTAACCACAGGTCATCCAAGACTTTTTCAACAGGCACTGGTGCGGTCCTCCATGGGGTTTCACCCCCACTTCAACCTGCCCATGGCTAGATCGTCAGGCTTCGGGTTTATTGCAGGCAACTTCGCGCTCTCTTCGAACTCGCTTTCGCTTCGGCTCCGGAACTTCATCCCTTAACCTCGCTGCATGCAATATCTCGCCGGCTCATTTTTCAATAGGCACGCTGTCACTTTCCATACATCGCTGTATTTCCAGCTCCAACTGCTTGTAGGCATACGATTTCAGGTCTCTTTCACTCCCCTCCCGGGGTGCTTTTCACCTTTCCCTCTCGGTACTATGCGCTATCGGTCACTTACAGTATTTAGCCTTGGACCATGGGCGGCCCGGATTCAAACGGAATTTCTCGTGCTCCGCTCTACTTGGGATTCGGTCTTCAGAGGGATCGGGTTTTCGTCTACGCGGCTTTCACGTTCTGCGGCTCGCTTTTCCAACACGATTCGACTAACCCGAGCTTTTCTTACTCTGCGGAAGCTCAGCAGCGCTTCCCCGACTGTCCCGCAACTCCCTCCGCAGCAACGGCTGCTGCCTTGCACTGCGGGGGTTTAGGCTGGCCCCTGTTCGCTCACCACTACTGGGGGGATCTCTTCGATTTC
This sequence is a window from Pyramidobacter sp. YE332. Protein-coding genes within it:
- the nifJ gene encoding pyruvate:ferredoxin (flavodoxin) oxidoreductase, whose amino-acid sequence is MAKRWKTMDGNMAAAHVSYAFTEVAAIYPITPSSPMAEDCDEWAAQGRKNIFGRVVEISEMQSEAGASGAVHGSLSAGSLTTTFTASQGLLLMIPNMYKIAGERLPAVFDVSARALATHALSIFGDHGDVMACRGTGFAMLASSSVQETMDLTAVSHLTAIKARVPFLNFFDGFRTSHEVQKIEVLDYDDLAKLVDYDAIAEFKADSLNPEHPYTKGTAQNPDIFFQAREACNRFYDELPETVAQYMEQISALTGREYHPFNYYGDPEAERVIVCMGSACQAAEETVDYLMARGEKVGLVIVHLYRPFSPKYFFRGLPATVKKIAVLDRCKEPGALGEPLYQDVCALFEEYAEAERPLVVGGRYGLGSKDTTPTQIKAVFDNLKNYKPVNHFTVGINDDVTYHSLPLGETVNAAPEGTIRCKFWGLGSDGTVGANKNAIKIIGDNTDLYAQGYFSYDSKKSGGITVSHLRFGKKPIKSTYLIENADFVACHKQEYLHQYDVTAGLKKGGVFLLNTQWTGMDALEANVPAKVKRYLAKNDIQFYVIDGTDIAQKIGLGNRTNMVMMSAFFKLANVIPMEDAVKYMKDAIQKSYGRKGEDIINMNNAAVDQGYGALKKIDIPAAWAEAADAPKTEAAGCCEERPDFIRDIVDPINAQEGDKLPVSAFVGIEDGRFPNGTSAFEKRGVAVFVPEWNKDKCIQCNQCSMVCPHATIRPVLLDEDEAAHKPAGFETLPVKAPKELAGLQFRIQVSPLDCLGCGNCADICPVKALEMKPLASQMAQAENWHFGIDHVSDKSDRVNTHNMKNSQFATPYFEFSGACAGCGETPYAKLVTQLFGDRMMIANATGCSSIWGASAPSMPYTTNALGQGPAWANSLFEDNAEYGYGMAMSVKNSRNDLTANVEALLASDTLPEEVRKALQGWYDVRNDAAGSKAAAEAVYEVLDCDLGDEELNAKLARVGDLADYLVKKSIWIFGGDGWAYDIGFGGLDHVLASGENVNVLVFDTEVYSNTGGQSSKSTPTSAVAKFAAAGKKVAKKDLGRIAMTYGYVYVAQCAMGADKNQLVKVLSEAEAYDGPSLIICYAPCINHGLRAGMGKSQEQEKKAVEAGYWHLYHYNPELEEQGKNPFVLDSKEPKASFRDFLMSESRYTSLAKTNPEMAEQLYAKAERDAKRRYCVYKSLAEAKPLEAE